In the Piscinibacter sp. XHJ-5 genome, one interval contains:
- a CDS encoding cupin domain-containing protein: protein MKAIRMVAAALAVAASGWALHTAHAQLAGVGRIDLLRHDLSIAGREAIQVRVDIASGVVAPRHNHPGEELVYVIEGVLEYRLDGRPPVTLKAGEVLFIPPGTNHEVKNVGSGNAAELATYIVEKGKPLIALAK, encoded by the coding sequence ATGAAAGCGATTCGAATGGTCGCGGCGGCACTGGCTGTCGCGGCGAGCGGCTGGGCGCTGCACACCGCGCATGCACAGCTGGCCGGTGTGGGGCGCATCGACCTTCTGCGGCACGACTTGAGCATCGCAGGACGCGAGGCGATCCAGGTGCGCGTCGACATCGCCTCCGGCGTGGTCGCACCCAGGCACAACCATCCCGGCGAAGAGCTCGTCTACGTCATCGAAGGCGTGCTCGAGTACCGGCTCGACGGCAGGCCGCCGGTGACGCTCAAGGCCGGCGAGGTCCTGTTCATCCCGCCCGGGACGAACCACGAGGTGAAGAACGTCGGCAGCGGCAATGCGGCGGAGCTGGCAACCTACATCGTCGAGAAGGGCAAGCCGCTCATCGCGCTGGCGAAGTGA
- a CDS encoding DUF4148 domain-containing protein — MSTKHLFAALVAGLGVTATLAQEATPDVWAKFKDVTLPQPRSRAEVLAELEIYRRSGLAELEHGEATDTFSRQYRLASARYAAMRSSQEFASLVQNIAKRRGEVVDVAAAPSTTSP, encoded by the coding sequence ATGAGCACCAAGCACCTTTTCGCAGCCCTCGTCGCCGGACTCGGCGTCACCGCAACCCTGGCCCAGGAGGCCACGCCCGACGTCTGGGCGAAGTTCAAGGACGTCACCCTGCCCCAGCCGAGGAGCCGGGCCGAGGTCCTCGCCGAGCTCGAGATCTATCGCCGCTCGGGACTCGCCGAGCTCGAGCATGGCGAGGCCACCGACACGTTCAGCCGGCAGTACCGCCTCGCTTCCGCGCGCTACGCCGCCATGCGCTCGTCGCAGGAGTTCGCGTCCCTCGTGCAGAACATCGCGAAGCGTCGCGGCGAAGTGGTCGACGTCGCCGCGGCGCCGTCGACGACTTCGCCCTGA
- a CDS encoding LysR family transcriptional regulator: MDKLGAMRAFVRVVEAGTFTKAADSLGVPKAQVTRSVQSLEQELKTLLLNRTTRRVTVTADGAAYYDRTVRVLDEIEEIESSLSHAKMSPRGKLRIDVAAPIANLILIPAMEDFCARYPDIQIDIGISDKPVDLIGENVDCVLRAGAVTDPSLVARRIAEMQRVVCASPAYLKRCGVPLHPSDLDNDPHRVINFFSWGGEGFVLRRGDEQYEVNAKSTIGVNDSSAMLAAGLAGLGIVRTAMFMAEPYLKAGTLQLVLPEWSRGGFPLYVVYPPNRHVSAKVRVFIDWAVDLFARTLEPR; this comes from the coding sequence ATGGACAAGCTCGGCGCGATGAGGGCCTTCGTGCGGGTCGTCGAAGCGGGTACCTTCACCAAGGCGGCCGACTCGCTCGGCGTGCCGAAGGCGCAAGTGACGCGCTCGGTCCAGTCGCTCGAGCAGGAGCTGAAGACGCTGCTCCTCAACCGCACCACGCGGCGAGTGACCGTCACGGCAGACGGCGCGGCCTACTACGACCGCACGGTGCGCGTGCTCGACGAGATCGAGGAGATCGAGTCGAGCCTGTCGCACGCCAAGATGAGCCCGAGAGGCAAGCTGCGCATCGACGTCGCGGCGCCCATCGCGAACCTCATCCTCATCCCGGCGATGGAGGACTTCTGCGCGCGCTACCCCGACATCCAGATCGATATCGGCATCAGCGACAAGCCGGTGGATCTCATCGGCGAGAACGTGGATTGCGTGCTGCGCGCCGGCGCGGTCACGGACCCGTCTCTCGTGGCGCGTCGCATTGCCGAGATGCAGCGTGTCGTGTGTGCTTCGCCGGCGTACCTGAAGCGCTGCGGCGTGCCGCTGCATCCATCGGACCTGGACAACGACCCCCACCGCGTCATCAACTTCTTTTCCTGGGGCGGTGAAGGCTTCGTGCTGCGGCGTGGCGACGAGCAGTACGAAGTGAACGCCAAGTCCACCATTGGTGTGAACGACTCCAGCGCGATGCTGGCTGCGGGGCTTGCGGGCCTGGGAATCGTGCGCACCGCCATGTTCATGGCCGAGCCATATCTGAAGGCCGGCACGCTGCAACTCGTTCTGCCCGAATGGTCCCGGGGCGGCTTCCCCTTGTATGTCGTGTACCCGCCCAACCGGCACGTCAGTGCCAAGGTGCGCGTGTTCATCGACTGGGCGGTGGACCTCTTCGCCCGCACGCTCGAACCGCGCTGA
- a CDS encoding response regulator, which produces MNAKTSDHILIVDDDREIRELLTTYLVKNGMRVIAVPTGRHMRAALEEHGTFDLIILDLMLPGEDGIALCRDLRSGKHKAIPILMLTARNDEADRILGLEMGADDYLAKPFAARELLARLRAVLRRARMLPPNMRSTEEATKLAFGDWQLDTTARHLIDAGGVMIPLSGAEYRLLRVFLDHPQKVLNRDQLLNLTQGRDAELFERSIDLMVSRLRRHLRDDAREPRYIKTVRSEGYVFSSAVEGLE; this is translated from the coding sequence ATGAACGCAAAGACCTCCGACCACATCCTCATCGTCGACGACGACCGCGAGATCCGCGAGCTGCTCACCACTTACCTGGTGAAGAACGGCATGCGCGTGATCGCGGTTCCCACCGGACGCCACATGCGCGCCGCGCTCGAGGAGCATGGCACCTTCGACCTCATCATCCTCGACCTGATGCTGCCCGGCGAGGACGGCATCGCGCTGTGCCGCGACCTGCGTTCCGGCAAGCACAAGGCGATCCCGATCCTGATGCTGACGGCGCGCAACGACGAGGCCGACCGCATCCTGGGCCTCGAGATGGGCGCGGACGACTATCTGGCCAAGCCCTTCGCCGCGCGCGAGCTGCTGGCGCGGCTGCGGGCGGTGCTGCGGCGCGCGCGCATGCTGCCCCCCAACATGCGGTCGACCGAGGAGGCGACGAAGCTGGCATTCGGCGATTGGCAGCTCGACACGACGGCGCGCCATCTCATCGACGCCGGCGGCGTGATGATTCCCTTGAGCGGCGCCGAGTACCGCTTGCTGCGCGTGTTCCTCGACCATCCGCAGAAGGTGTTGAACCGCGACCAGCTGCTGAACCTGACGCAGGGACGCGACGCGGAACTCTTCGAGCGCTCGATCGACCTGATGGTCAGCCGCCTGCGGCGCCACTTGCGCGACGATGCCCGCGAGCCGCGCTACATCAAGACGGTGCGCAGCGAGGGGTACGTGTTCTCGTCGGCGGTCGAGGGGCTGGAGTAG
- a CDS encoding redoxin domain-containing protein, whose amino-acid sequence MRTRILLHIALLAAAVALAVAAQYSIAYPRRGGDLPSRQPAPEFHRIGAWFNSSPLTMDELRGKVVLVDFWTFDCVNCLRHLPHVTQWQEKYGAQGLVVVGVHTPEFAHERSTAKLQEAIRRLRITHAVAQDNDYGTWDAFGNHFWPADYLIDRNGRLVYMHHGEGDYGEVAKRIEALLAEPASMEP is encoded by the coding sequence ATGCGAACCCGCATTCTTCTTCACATCGCGCTGCTCGCCGCTGCCGTCGCCCTTGCGGTGGCCGCGCAGTACTCCATCGCGTACCCGCGGCGCGGCGGCGACCTGCCGTCGCGCCAGCCGGCGCCCGAGTTCCACAGGATCGGGGCATGGTTCAACTCGTCGCCGCTGACGATGGACGAGCTGCGCGGCAAGGTCGTGCTGGTCGACTTCTGGACCTTCGACTGCGTCAACTGCCTGCGCCATCTGCCTCATGTGACGCAATGGCAGGAGAAGTACGGCGCACAGGGCCTGGTCGTCGTCGGCGTACACACGCCCGAGTTCGCGCACGAGCGATCGACGGCCAAGCTGCAGGAGGCGATCCGCCGTCTGCGCATCACGCATGCCGTCGCGCAGGACAACGACTACGGCACCTGGGACGCCTTCGGCAACCACTTCTGGCCGGCCGACTACCTGATCGACCGCAACGGCCGCCTGGTCTACATGCACCACGGCGAAGGCGACTACGGCGAGGTCGCCAAGCGCATCGAGGCGCTGCTGGCCGAGCCCGCTTCCATGGAGCCCTGA